A window of Asterias amurensis chromosome 10, ASM3211899v1 genomic DNA:
TTGTCAATTAAGTCACCATGGATTTGATTGCTGAAGACAAAAATATAACTTGTCGGTGGTGACATTGATGTGTAGCTGATATAGAGAAATGGGGCTTGGTTTCTGTTGAAGATGGTCAATGAAAATAACacaaggccaagtaaaaaaagaaacatgttaagcgtccccgcccgcttccgtttttagaggccgcctcctttcttttctttttttaatgaaaaaggttattttaaacgatctcagctaaaaTAATCTGAATATCTTAAttgtctgaatgtcttgaccaaaatgttacatttatgaaaaaataatgaatatttgacattttaaaaagaatggcggccatcttgaaaaaaaaaaaggaaaaaacccctactccttccttttttgagaagtcggacgctaaacatgtttctttttttactcggccacCCCGTTCCCTCCCCTTTGACTCTCTGCAGGACTCTCGACAAAgtacttgttgatgttgtcaacTTGTTTGGTCTTATGGTATAGTCAATAATCTCTGACCATGTGATGCCTATCCTTGTTAGCTTTGGATGCCATTTCAATTGGAAAATTTTCTCGGAAAGTCTCAAATTAAAGTTATATAATATATTGACATTTGAAAATTTGGGAAATGTTGATGTAAATATTTTCCTGATTATTGTTCAATGTCAGACAACACTATGGTTCATCAAAGTATACTGTTCACAACGTCGAGAACAACATGGTCTTAAACATTCGAACAAGACGTTTACGATTCTATTTTTAGAGAAACAAgttagtcaaaacgttgagatcactcttttcagaactaagaagtctcccgaaatcagaaaatctactccgcggttgtAGAatggcaagacagttctctaaagaacaaaacacaTGGGGTTACcgttaattaaacaaaatgtacattaatACCTCATTATGCAATGCATCAAATCCAGTAAAATAATTAAGCTGATCCCACATCGAATGTTTTTGTGAACCGGCAAATGCCGTGTAATTTAATCAACGTCGGTGTTGTTAAATAAGATCATTATTTGTAAGACTAAAGACGTGTAGAGATAAGACGTGAGCAAACCTTGTGGTcgttctttctttcattcacaacaataatattaaaggaacaacgttgccttggatcggtcgagttggtctttgaaaagtattgaaaccgtttgttttgaaatgcatatggttagatagttaatttaaaagtagaatataatgatccacacaaacatgcctcggaatttcacggttttccttttacgtcgcaacgaaacggtcggccatttatgggagtcaaaaatttgactcccaaagatggccgaccgtgttagtccacGATGTAtgaagaaaaccacgcaatttcgatgtgaagatcattgtattctacttttacaacatccttataaccatatatgcattttataagaacggttacaaacgctttttatttaccaactcgtccgatccaaggcaacgtgttccttaaagtaAACATTATAAAGTCTGTGAGACAGCCCggtttgcttaaagccattggaccatttcggtaaacagtattgtccaaggcccacacttcgtgtatcacaacttctatataaaataacaaacctgtgaacatttaggcacaatcggtcatcggattcgggagaaaataacgggaaaacccacccttgtatccgccttcggcctcgggaaataggtcgctcttctggtcactcaaagtccctcgtgggaatagacgcatactagttacctcgttgccagtcaatatgtgtataataattaattaaatatcAACTGTAACATCAAATACACTCGACTGATTAAGgagaataatttaaaaatattcgtGGTATACACgtacacaaaatgttttaaatcaaatttgatttATGCAATATATTACAATAAACCTCTGGCGTAGCCCACGAGTTTCAAAGTGTGACATCAGATTTTTTGATAATATACATCCAAGTGCTTGAACATAGTCATTATGACATCACACTGAGGCTCGTGATTAACATCACACAGATCTGCCTTGAGCCTACGCCcataataaactttgacctagcattaatttcacattaaggtatcaatttaaaaagttttgtaaaagagaaaaatcagaattagctgttgcaaaactgcttaccaactattGGCTTacagaaacaaattaattcaaaatgtCATATTAATATGAGGTAACattgaattagctgttgcaaactgcttaccaactaatTTTACCTGTGGTACAAATCTAAAGGTTCCTGTAAAAGAGAACAAATTGACTTGgctgtttcaaactgctaaATTGACCTATAtggtacacatttaaaaagtCTCATAATAATATGAGAGAAAACTGAATGAGAGGTTTTGCAAACTGCTAACTAAATTGACCTATtgtataaatttaaaaagtcttgtaaaagagagaaaaaaatgaattagATGTTTCAAACTGCTAAATTTACCTATAtggtacacatttaaaaagtCTCGTAATATGAGAGAAAACTGAATGAgaggttgcaaactgcttaccaactaaattgacctgtggtataaatttaaaaaagtctTGTAAAAGAGAACAAAATGAATTAGGTGTTTCAAACTGCTAAATTGACCTTTATGGTACACACTTAAAAAGTCTCATAATATGAGAGAAAACTGAAAGAGAggttttgcaaactgcttaccaactaaattgaCCTGTGGTACTAATTTAAAATGTCTTGTAAAAGAGGAACACAATTGActtagctgtttcaaactgctaaATTGACCTAAAtggtacacatttaaaaagtCTCATAATATGAGAGAAAACTGAATGAGAggttttgcaaactgcttaccaactaaaatGACCtatggtgcaaatttaaaaggtCTTGTACAACATGAATATAATAaattagctgtttcaaactgctaaATTGACCTATATGGTACACACTTAAAAAGTATCACAATATGAGAGAAAACTGAGTGGTTTTGCAAACTGCCTACCAACTAAATTGACCTATGGTATACATTTAACAAGTCTCGTAATATGAGAGAAAACTGAATGACaggttgcaaactgcttaccaactaaattgaCCTGTGGTACTAATTTAAAATGTCTTGtaaaagagaacaaaataaattagcTGTTTGAAACTGCTAAATTGTTTACCTATATGGTACACACTTAACAAGTATCATAATATGATAGAAAACTGAATAAGagtttgcaaactgcttaccaactaaattgaCCTATGGTTTGAATTTAAATGGTCTTGtaaaagagaacaaaataaattagctgtttcaaactgtGTCGTGTAGTAATGGTATCATTTTGGACAATAATCTGACCCCACGCGAGCAAATATTACCAGGTATCTCTAGACCACCTGAAAGACTGTCTGATTGATGTTGGTTAGTTTATGTCTTTTGTTATGACAAGTCCCTTGTAATAAAATAAGCATGGCTAATTGTCAAATAGCAGGGTGAAAATTACATCATAGTTTGTAAACGGTATTAAAATCATTGTTGAATATTATTTTCAGAGGCGCGGGTTTCTAGTGTCTCAGTggattttgttattttcatcTCCACCTTCGGTTCGGGTTTCTTTGTGTTGCTCTGTCCTGTTATTTTAGAGTAGAACGTGTACAGATATGGGTTTAGGGAGGAGTTTATAGGGAGTATAAACACCACAATCCAGGCATACATATCAGGACCAATTTCCACAATCTCAGCCTGGGATAGAATCCCCATAATGATCACAGGCATCCAACAAGCGAAGTCAATACCGACTATAAGAGCCATTTTTATCGCCATCTTAACTTCCCTCTGTCGGTGAGCAGTTACCTTCACCAGCTTAGATGAGCGTTTAACCTGCACGAAGATCGCTATGTAGCAGCTCAACACaacgataaaacaaaacaaattgacgcCAAGGAACAAGACGATTGAGTAGATCCAAGCCGGTTCTCTTGCATCAGGTACCGGTATAGCGATTGAACCTGAACCAAACACGCTACTGATGGAGTTATCTACAAATGAATAACTAGACACCTTAGTTATCAGGGGGAGACCAATGCACACATCCGACAAACCGTACACATTGGAATCACTATCACCACTGAATACAGTCGGGATAATACTAACACATGCAGATACTAACCATAATATGACCACGATAACTTTGCTTATCTTTCCTCTGATGGTAACACGGCTGAAGGGAAATACAATGCTTAAAAAACAGTCCAGACTGATCAATGTGACAAAAAATACCGATGCTTCACTAGACATCACTGATACTACCCCAGCAATCTTGCAAACCACACTAGACCGCCATTCCTTCGCAACACTGGAATAACTCTTACCCAACAATATATCAGCAATAGCAATGATCAACATATACACCCCCATCATCAAGTCAGATATAGCTAAATTAAGAACCAAGAATGAGTGCGTCTCATTCTCGCCTAATTCTTTGCCCCGTCTACATCTCCAGATGATGACAACCAAGTTGCCGATGAGGGCGCTCAACCCGAGAATCCACAAAGACGCTCTTAGTGGATCATTACGCATCAGACTACCGCAGATGTTTAGCGGTGGTTGCAACTCAGTCGTTGTACATTTAGAGTAATCAAACTCTTTCGATGGTACTTCTTCATCAAATCTACAGCACAGGCGGTAGTCATCGACGTATCTAGAATACAATTGATTTGTAGATTTGTGTTAAATTCAgtaatttaaacaaaagataaatACGGGTGTGCTCTGAATAACCCCAAGAAACTGTATACTTTATTTTCGCTGCTCTGCAACTGCACACTACTGAGATTACCTGGAAAAGCTGCTGTCACATGGTGTCCCCAAATTACCAATGTGTTTAAAGCGCCTTCTGCAAGGGAGTTTAACAATTAAAACTACTTGAAATACACCAGATATGAAGGAAGGTTCCATATTCACAAGGGAATGGTGTTGgaaagcacaaaaccttacacAGGATGGCAAAATACCTTGGAGACTGTTACAAAGAACAGATGGATCCACTAATCACTGGGTTTAcatctgggcctaatttcatggagctgatTAGCGGTCGAATTTGTGCTTAACAGGCGCGCCTAGAAAATCAATTTGTAATTTCATGGCCTTGCTTTAGCAAGTTtagtttttttgcttaaagcggtaaacaagcaaaaaggGTCATAAAAGCcccaattttctgcttaagcacccTGTTTAAGCACAGCGCATAGTgcaacatcattgcaataattTGCTAGTATGGCGGCGCAGCTGTGTGTATTttacgtgtgtgtgtgtgtgtgatgcTAGGAGTCCACTGGACCAGCGCCAGTTGGTGCCAGTTTGCGCCAATGCAATTTACTGTGGCGCCTAGTGTCGCCAATAAGGTGCCTAGTGGCGTGTAGTGGCTCAAACTGCCTCCCAACCGGCTCGTGGTGGCCCGTAATTTGAATGTGGCGGCAAGAACATGAAATTTTCGTCGCGCCACTTGCATCGAGCAATCGGCGCCAAGTATCCGCCAAGTGGCACCAAATGGCGCGAACGTATCCCCCTTTGGCACAAACAATCCGCCTATTGGAATCCACTGGAATGTTGGCGCCACTTGGCGCCAAGTGGCACCTTGTTTGCATCACTGGACTTTCTCACACAACTTTCAAGATTCGACTCGACAACACCTCCACGCAATTTTTCCTTCACAATTTCTACAAGATTTCACACAATTTTAAACGAAGATGCAGCTGAAGAGGGTCTGAACCAGGTAGACGATGGCCGGTATTTTTATAGTCGGCAAGTAGGCACAAAGTAGCCGTCTATTGGCGCGAATGGCGCCAACAGGGTGAATTTTGGAATCAAATGGCCGTGTAATGGCGCGAACTGGCGCAAACTGGCGCAACATTTTAATTTGGCGCCACAGCGAGCCACTATGCGCCAATCACATAATCTTTGGCGCTAACTGGCACCAACTGGCGCTGGTCCAGTGGACTCCTAGCAACAGGTAGGTGAACCGAAGTAAACTTCTGTATTAAATGTTTCAGaaatgttgtacaatgtatctTCTTCTTGTCTAGTCCCAAGTTAGTGTGTAACCTTTCAATGGGCGCTTTGAACCATTTATACAAATAATACATATCAGACAGAGAAggtgatgttttgtttttcgtcGCCACTCTGCATATATTTCATCCGCCATTTCGTCAgcactttcttcttttttgatcAAGCAAACGATCTTAAATGCTGCGCGCGCTTAAGCTAGCAACCGCTCGTAGGTTTACGCTCAATAAAATTGTActgctacagtaagcaaaaAGAcattgcttaccgttaagcggctcaatgaaattgggccctgggtttGCCTTTATGACTCTTTAATTcacaattttgtgcacaaaatgtgtgaTGGAAATGTGTGTTTCACCCC
This region includes:
- the LOC139942747 gene encoding G-protein coupled receptor GRL101-like; this translates as MDNPLLSINSGAFNSLSNLKKLYLIRGKWTNERSTLNIDPGALEGLHSLEILYVDDYRLCCRFDEEVPSKEFDYSKCTTTELQPPLNICGSLMRNDPLRASLWILGLSALIGNLVVIIWRCRRGKELGENETHSFLVLNLAISDLMMGVYMLIIAIADILLGKSYSSVAKEWRSSVVCKIAGVVSVMSSEASVFFVTLISLDCFLSIVFPFSRVTIRGKISKVIVVILWLVSACVSIIPTVFSGDSDSNVYGLSDVCIGLPLITKVSSYSFVDNSISSVFGSGSIAIPVPDAREPAWIYSIVLFLGVNLFCFIVVLSCYIAIFVQVKRSSKLVKVTAHRQREVKMAIKMALIVGIDFACWMPVIIMGILSQAEIVEIGPDMYAWIVVFILPINSSLNPYLYTFYSKITGQSNTKKPEPKVEMKITKSTETLETRASENNIQQ